A section of the Nitrospirota bacterium genome encodes:
- a CDS encoding RecQ family ATP-dependent DNA helicase, with protein sequence MDDLTRQLSEQFGFAKFRPGQEEVIRAVLAGRDAMAVMPTGLGKSLCYQLPATLLPGLTLVISPLIALMQDQVAALRQRKIAAAAFHSGLSGLEKSRVMEDLNQKRLQLLYLAPERMQHEGFLRFLRSLWVSLLVVDEAHCISQWGHDFRPDYLKIGRLRQELTNPPCLALTATATARVQTDLCRRLSLRDPFRLVTGFRRANLALSVRLCQSRQEKLVTLERLVDETEQGTVLIYCATRRGVEEVAEWLERSHQSVGYYHAGLSDEGRRLVHDEFRRGTLRILAATNAFGMGIDKSDVRLVVHFDIPGSVEAYYQEVGRAGRDGHPASCWLLFHERDLSTQEYFIQQAAKDSEGVDRAERMKTLLQEMLGYVSVPTCRQLAILEYFTDEAELALGPCGLCDRCVAPQRQPSRAVSREATVSSKTILETVSWCRGRFGVSRIVEILRGSRSKALMAYGAEDCPTYGTCRTQTKLSVTSLVKALIDSGHLQVEGTEYPTLDVTHKGREILQGVSAEVSNHLEGPQSDSPVAKPFRERMSSVVAPRAAPVDPQLFERLRQLRTELAEEEGVAAFLIFHDKTLRAIAGHKPETSAALLEIPGIGDLKVERYGRRVLQVVNGE encoded by the coding sequence ATGGATGATCTCACTCGACAGCTCAGCGAACAGTTCGGCTTTGCGAAGTTCCGGCCCGGCCAGGAAGAGGTCATTCGCGCGGTGCTAGCCGGGCGCGATGCGATGGCAGTCATGCCGACCGGGCTAGGAAAATCGCTCTGCTATCAATTGCCTGCGACCCTGTTGCCCGGACTGACCCTGGTCATTTCTCCACTCATCGCCTTGATGCAGGATCAGGTGGCTGCCTTGAGGCAGCGGAAAATTGCGGCGGCGGCGTTTCACTCCGGCCTGAGCGGGCTTGAAAAGAGCCGTGTAATGGAGGATCTGAACCAGAAGCGGCTGCAGTTGCTCTATCTGGCGCCCGAACGGATGCAGCACGAGGGGTTTCTCCGGTTCTTGCGTTCCCTCTGGGTCTCGTTGCTGGTCGTCGACGAAGCGCACTGCATTTCCCAGTGGGGTCACGATTTCAGGCCCGACTATCTCAAGATCGGCCGCCTGCGCCAGGAATTGACCAATCCCCCCTGTTTGGCCTTGACTGCCACAGCTACTGCCCGCGTGCAAACGGATCTCTGTAGACGGTTGTCGCTCCGCGACCCATTCCGATTGGTCACAGGGTTCCGCCGGGCCAACCTCGCCTTGTCTGTCCGTCTTTGCCAATCTCGCCAGGAAAAATTGGTGACATTGGAGCGCCTGGTTGACGAGACTGAGCAGGGCACGGTCCTGATTTATTGTGCGACGCGCCGTGGCGTGGAAGAGGTCGCGGAATGGCTGGAACGCTCTCACCAGTCGGTCGGCTACTACCATGCCGGTCTCTCGGATGAGGGGCGGCGACTTGTGCATGACGAGTTCCGACGAGGGACTCTACGGATTTTGGCTGCGACGAATGCCTTCGGGATGGGTATCGATAAGTCGGATGTCAGGCTGGTCGTCCATTTCGACATTCCGGGAAGTGTGGAGGCCTATTATCAAGAGGTCGGACGGGCCGGTCGCGACGGACATCCGGCCTCCTGCTGGTTACTGTTTCATGAGCGTGATCTGTCTACGCAGGAATATTTCATTCAGCAGGCGGCAAAAGATTCCGAGGGTGTGGATCGCGCGGAACGGATGAAAACGCTGCTTCAAGAAATGCTGGGATATGTTTCGGTGCCGACCTGCCGGCAGCTTGCGATTCTTGAGTACTTCACCGATGAAGCTGAACTGGCTCTAGGCCCCTGCGGTCTCTGCGATCGCTGTGTCGCGCCGCAGCGGCAGCCAAGCAGGGCGGTCTCTCGGGAGGCCACCGTTTCCTCGAAGACCATATTGGAAACCGTATCCTGGTGCAGGGGTCGGTTTGGTGTGAGCCGAATCGTTGAGATTCTTCGGGGAAGTCGTTCCAAGGCACTGATGGCCTATGGAGCGGAAGACTGCCCAACATACGGAACCTGTCGCACGCAGACAAAGTTATCGGTAACCAGCCTGGTCAAGGCTCTGATTGATTCGGGGCATCTTCAGGTCGAAGGCACGGAGTATCCCACGCTCGATGTGACGCACAAGGGGCGGGAAATTCTGCAAGGAGTCAGTGCTGAGGTGTCGAATCATTTAGAAGGGCCTCAGTCCGATTCACCGGTGGCGAAGCCATTCCGCGAAAGGATGTCTTCTGTGGTTGCCCCGCGAGCTGCTCCGGTGGACCCGCAGCTTTTTGAGCGGCTCAGGCAACTCCGCACAGAGCTTGCCGAGGAAGAAGGCGTCGCAGCCTTTCTCATTTTTCATGACAAGACATTGAGGGCCATTGCCGGTCACAAGCCGGAGACGTCCGCTGCCTTGCTGGAGATTCCCGGCATCGGTGATCTAAAGGTTGAACGGTATGGCCGGCGGGTGCTGCAAGTGGTGAATGGGGAGTAG
- a CDS encoding alginate export family protein, with protein MSFETSLAQAAFELPAGEKITHTAVVARAIPDKEAYELYDPKIGKNFDINKFWMRADLRIRYEMRNNICFGSAMAGNTLGACNTFNGQTSANGTPGKANDSYALQKARLGFGYDLSPDVNFYMELQYASVWGANGLQGTPVQDNQRTQNGQNCTNSQVCFGNGGSLGVRAAYMLIRNFAGAEGLSVKAGRQYVVFGNHSIFGAFDWSNTGFAFDGIMLQYSTKAWDSYAGWFRTSESDLGQGEPLGALHNNLPVSGSNNPTLNNGSANIDSDVFLFYNQIKSVPGFVIEPYYILYSNRYNSGDNRNQGLGTPKHSNQTRHMIGNRIELRKGNIDGWNETIWQFGQMGDNGGANAGYGNQKNLSINAWATRTWIGYTHYEWEWKPRLAFNFDYASGDGRANCTLPGGEATGCKTANTFENLWGTNHIHMGYMDTIGWRNMMKPSINLQFRPTKDDHIEIWATSLNLANTKDNWYRASQTVYVYSKTNNTTRHIGNELDIIWTRFFMEGKLSFQAGYGHLFAGDYIEQNLGTSTDQDWAYAQLWVNF; from the coding sequence ATGTCATTCGAGACGTCCCTGGCACAAGCGGCATTTGAATTGCCCGCGGGTGAAAAAATCACCCATACTGCGGTCGTGGCTCGAGCGATTCCGGACAAAGAAGCCTACGAGCTCTACGACCCGAAGATCGGGAAAAACTTTGACATTAATAAGTTCTGGATGCGTGCTGACCTTCGCATACGGTATGAAATGCGGAACAATATTTGCTTCGGGAGCGCCATGGCTGGTAATACTTTAGGAGCCTGCAATACGTTCAACGGCCAAACCTCTGCGAACGGTACGCCCGGTAAGGCAAACGATAGCTACGCCTTGCAGAAGGCACGTTTAGGTTTCGGCTATGACCTCTCCCCGGACGTGAATTTCTACATGGAACTCCAATACGCATCCGTGTGGGGTGCCAACGGGCTACAGGGTACCCCGGTCCAAGACAACCAGCGGACTCAGAACGGCCAAAACTGCACGAACTCCCAGGTTTGCTTCGGGAACGGCGGCTCCTTGGGCGTCCGGGCCGCCTACATGTTGATCCGGAACTTCGCCGGAGCCGAGGGCCTGAGCGTGAAGGCCGGCCGTCAATATGTGGTGTTCGGCAACCACTCGATATTCGGCGCCTTCGATTGGTCCAACACAGGATTTGCCTTTGACGGTATCATGTTGCAGTACAGTACGAAAGCCTGGGATAGCTATGCTGGTTGGTTCCGCACTTCTGAGTCTGATCTCGGGCAAGGAGAGCCGCTCGGTGCGCTCCATAACAACCTTCCTGTCAGTGGTAGCAACAACCCCACATTGAATAACGGCAGCGCGAACATCGATTCCGACGTGTTTCTCTTCTACAACCAGATCAAGTCGGTACCGGGATTCGTGATCGAGCCCTACTACATCCTCTATTCCAACCGGTACAACTCGGGAGACAACCGGAACCAGGGTCTCGGCACACCGAAGCACTCGAACCAGACTCGTCACATGATCGGAAACCGGATCGAGCTGCGCAAAGGCAACATAGACGGATGGAACGAGACGATCTGGCAGTTCGGTCAAATGGGTGACAACGGTGGAGCCAACGCAGGCTATGGCAATCAAAAGAATCTCAGCATCAATGCCTGGGCCACCAGGACCTGGATCGGATACACACATTACGAGTGGGAATGGAAACCCCGGTTGGCGTTCAACTTCGACTATGCCTCCGGCGATGGCAGGGCAAACTGCACGCTCCCTGGCGGTGAGGCCACAGGTTGTAAGACTGCCAACACGTTTGAGAATTTGTGGGGGACCAACCATATCCACATGGGCTATATGGATACCATTGGCTGGAGGAACATGATGAAACCCTCGATTAACCTCCAATTTCGCCCGACCAAGGATGACCACATTGAAATTTGGGCCACCAGCCTGAACCTGGCCAATACGAAGGATAACTGGTATCGCGCCTCCCAAACTGTCTATGTCTATTCGAAGACGAACAACACCACGAGGCACATCGGCAACGAATTGGATATCATTTGGACGCGCTTTTTCATGGAGGGCAAGTTATCCTTCCAGGCCGGCTATGGTCACCTCTTCGCCGGCGACTATATCGAGCAGAACCTGGGCACCAGCACCGATCAGGATTGGGCCTATGCCCAGCTCTGGGTGAACTTCTAA
- the tatB gene encoding twin-arginine translocase subunit TatB, with translation MFGLGVGEILIILVIAFLLFGPKQLPEVVRQVGKAVKGVKETAEDLRKSVEPELNMIQQEIKTVEQDFQASIKDAEEQITAATKPAEQQADSKGSANQT, from the coding sequence TATCTTGGTCATTGCATTCTTGCTGTTCGGCCCCAAGCAGCTGCCTGAAGTCGTTCGCCAGGTCGGGAAAGCGGTCAAGGGGGTCAAGGAGACGGCGGAAGACTTGCGGAAGTCGGTAGAACCGGAACTCAATATGATCCAGCAGGAAATAAAGACGGTCGAGCAAGACTTTCAAGCTTCAATCAAAGACGCAGAAGAGCAGATCACTGCCGCAACGAAGCCGGCAGAACAACAAGCTGATTCAAAAGGATCTGCCAATCAGACCTAG